DNA from Aphis gossypii isolate Hap1 chromosome 3, ASM2018417v2, whole genome shotgun sequence:
ctaaagattatttagaattattacctacctatttatttattcagtgTTTACTAGAATTTCGATTATAATTTCGAAGTATGACTGCTTTCCATCGATCAtagtaatatatcattattatataatattattatataactattatcatcatttattaaaaataatcagaatataatactttttattcttcatcaatgttttttttataattattagtaatattatatgcatcaCAAAATTTTGCATGCACAAAagataatttgtttgtattcgTGAAATACGTACATTTTtcgtaacataatttattataaatgtagtgctcatataaatttgttttaacataaaaagtcGTCCAACgaacgataaaaaatgtatacaatattataatatagacacacctcaaaaaatgtaaaaaaaaatacgaatcgatcgaataaaaaataaacataaatcacaacaataacttaaaaaaataattaaatcaatagaCGTTAATACACGATTAAtggttaacataaaaattaaattttgcagGACGGCCGAACGATGGTGGCAGGATAGATAATATGGATGTGTGCGTGATACGCATGAATGCATATGATATGATGGTAATAACGTTTGATTCGACGCAGAAAGGTATATACCGTAACCGTGAGCATCATATCAGTGGAGGGAAAATGAAAAACGATGATGGAACGCGCAAGGGATGACATCGTTGATAGGTTCGAACGTGAAAATGTATGTTGGTCGATGGTGGGTAGGCGAGTGACGACACTAGGGTGGTCCTATAGATATATATCGTGCAAGACGAATAACAAGAGTATAAAGGCGATAGAAATGGCTGTTGTCAAACGTACGTTTCTGTGTAAGgcgtttttattttcgaatgcagaatattttttctaaccgAAAAGTTGAGTCGAAATATAATCTCGCGACGTATTTTGCAAAGATTTTTGCGTCTCCTTCTGCAGCTCACTTCATGACGTCATCACCTCGTTATCTAATCGTACCTATGCGTATGCGCCGGACTATCACGCTAAACGACCCGTACGATGACGCCTCCGTGACCAATTATTAtgcgatttatttattttttcgtttatttcgCATTAAGATTCGGTACTGAGAACACGGCGGCGTACGCGCAGGGCGACAATGCTTTGTTTGCCGTGAAGTTAAACGACCGTGAAGTCGGCTGAACGAAATCGAATTAATACGATGCCGCGAAAAAAAGTACAGTCGAACCCAGcgttaaaacgaaaaaaaatttaatattctacagacataacaataatttatcaatttgctTGCCTTTTGTCAATGTTATGGAATGgcatataaaagaaaatattttattgatgagCCGTTGTCCGTGGATAAGATACGTTATTGTTCTATGTGGATAATGTTGATAAATTCGTTTAACGTTACttaattgacattttatttcgTCGTACTACAACTAAGTAgccatattgtttaaattattcatgaatACATGCAACcgaaaaaacactaaaatatttgagaGACGTAGTCTTATCACGCAATATCTTAACACtgcaattaaataatgtatctgGTTACCTATTTTTGGAACGGCGTTAATTAAAAGAAAGAGTTgagtaataaaattgaaaccaTTAAATCAACTAATTGTGCTAAGTATACATAAGCTTATAACGCATAAATTAAGTCTAGTTAGTCGTTATTGTGATCATTATTCGTttatgtaactatatataaaccTGTACGTATAGTAATAGTATCatcaatgaatttaattcaCATAATGAgatgtgttataaatataatcaaaatatgatgTCATAAACATGagataataactttataattttgaatagatattaaaaagaaataaggTTTGGTTCGTTTAAtatcacattaaattataaattgacgtttatataaataatgtactttttaaattaaaattattcgtttCGGCTCtattgttgataatattgttattttgcaaaaaatattaccgTCTCATGCcactgtgataatattatataaattatgtattttgcgTGTtgcaattattagtttaataatcgtctctaaagtaatattttattcatcctCACGTTCTGTTCAAATAAagacttaatttatttctatttaaatttattatgaaaatatgttgttatacacacaaatataagtatattaagtaaatactcgtactatattataacactcgaaagtaatttaaactatattttatttactaactcGCGGTATTCCGCTTCATAAAATCTGGATTTATGATAAACATCATTATGTATAAGcacttattatacaatttttttgtacaatccATAGGTCCACAACCAACAGATGCTCtctcagaaaataaaattattcaggaGAATAatcttaaacttttaaaatattatcttctttcataacatataattttaaacgatagtcatatttaaattttaccgaTAGAACATTTTGGTTGTTAgtgttagtttattttttcattcaagtagttataatttttttgttctgaAATTATCAAATGTGTTTTTCCGGGAAATAAAATTAGGTTAAATAAAAGATgatggtttaaaattttaaaaccaaaataattatgaattatagaattatagaattataattttgtctataaacgaataataataccataataataataaaatattattaattatttactaagtgTCTTATTACTATTGTATGGTCGACACaacgaatataaaataatactttttggtattggtttttaacattaaagttAAGAACCGTatggtatcataatatattatagatcacTATTAAACAGCTAACGaagttgttaattatattcattaagaaCCTTTTAGTGTTAGATAACTCTAAATAGTTCACTTAAACAGTTGTTTGCGAGCTAaaactacaaataattaataaataaacctatatatatatataaaaagtagatttgcaaaaaaatcgatttagaaCCTTTTGGTTTCGAGCACACGATTACTTCGATAAgatgtattttatacgaatGACTATGATAGGTATCATAGATACcagaaattattatcattataatattacataaatcaaTATCTATGCagtgtaggtacttacttgtATGCGTTTTCTGAGACGTTGATTTTTCCCGGTATGCCCGTGGTTTCGGTCCTGCTGGTCAGATTTACGGTGTTGCCGAATAAGCAGTACCGGGGCATGCGGTGACCGATTACTCCCGTTACCACCTCGCCGCTGTGTATGCCTATTGTCAGGCGCTAGAAAAATTGgtttaagattattaaaaaatccttTTTGGTGCagacttatattatgtaaatttatgaaCTGAGTGGctgtatacatttatcattgaatGTATACTCCACACGATCCAGAGACACTATCTACCCATATACTTACAACGGGCACACCGTCCACTACGACCGTATGACTGAGGTCCATCATGTCCAAAGCCAATCGAGCAATGCACCGGACATGCTCTTCGCAAGGTTCAGGAAGTCCGCTGACCGCCATGTATTTGTCGCCGACAGTCTCCacctgtataatacataaatataaaacactatcCGACTATCGGTTTTTGCGAGTAcgcaatattgttattgtccgttgttgataatttttctAGTACACGGAGTGATGTTTCACATTGTTGGTAAGTATCTACTAGAAAAAagagtatttttgaaaattttaattgctcggattctataattattgcacctattaattaaacttCGGCACATTAGTGCGATATAGATTAAATGCACATCGCACCGTTCTCGTAAAATTCGACTGCGATAATGACAAgaaatacctatagtaaaattatattgagttttttttattcaatattattttaattaaataggtttgaaaaaaaaatattaaatatgcataataaagcATTCACAAATCAATGAAATATGCCAAACATTAATgtatatcaaacattttacgaaatatgtaaaatgtgtattttagattttaaatgtttaaacttattatagaGTAGTTTGAAGTTCTAGCTTGGTCTGCTATGAATTGagaatatatatgaaataatatacaacaccTACAACTTTCGAGTCCTATAATCGAGTGGAgtagtacatttatatttataagtaagacataacaatacaaatacgcaaaaaactttgtaaaaatgactaccttttaataaaaaaaaaatcgtaagcAATTCACATTAATTAAGTTCAATattgcatataatttatattatttgttttaaacaaaattgtttaaaatgacTATTAAACAACACGCCATTAGAAACATGTCTATGATCTTGAAAGTTTTTAAAGATTGAAgagtaaaactttttttttatatccggGTATCATacgaaaaaaactttattgaaAGTTGTAACaacttttacattttgttcacaaactaattttaaacatatatacttCCTGAAATAAAAtgagacatttaaaataaaaaattgtttttctttttaaaagtttttagaaattgaagataatttcatgaaattcattgaaatattatttaattatttatttctctgtcaaatttgtaaaaacaaacgtttatttttctcttgtattttaaaatatgtttacacgTGAATTAATATCGTTGTAACTTTccggaataaaaaaaaaaacaatgctaTTTTCTTCTACAGTATTTAGAgcataatactttaatttgtttaagtgttattaaaataatcaataataatcgttCAATTGTTTGGAATTTATTCCATAAGGTTTAAGAATACCAACGTATTTTagagtattattgtaataataaatatcaaatgcatcctaatattgtattttagtacAAACTTCATAATAAAACGGAATTCTAcgactaaaatatactttctctataagtttatttcgtatatttaataaattttttttttttgcaattgtttattattaagtaagtaTTATCTTgtcttttaaaaagtttatatactttatacaacaTACATTATCTATAAGGTTCACCagcaatttaatatcataaaacacgaaagttttatttattaaaacggatggttttaaaaactttCACGAGTTTTATTCTACTATCAAAGAAGAAAACTGTTACGAAATGTTATAAAccatgtaaaattattgaagaatcgactaaacattttttaaattttattttattttttattcttcacGGAAAACCGAATTATTCcgttttcaaacattttaagtatatttcatatttgttctTCTCGTATACGGCATTTCTAACCGGTCACGTAATATTATCTTCCCTAAGTCTTAACCGATCGACTGAATTTACATCACAGACAAACGTAGTTTCAATGTAAACACGGCGAGTATTCTACGAAATGCATTTTTAGTagcgatttttattttgttcgtgGCTAGTCGACCGTGCCGATGCACTGCGGCGCGAATTATTCTCTCCGTCATACACCGCGATTTAcggtaataataacatcatcGGAGCCGTTCGACGTGTTTCCGATACAGATTTTCGATCGATCGAATTCGCGTCTCCACGACGGTATCATACATCATTgcggattatattattatagtaatgcgTCCGGAGTCGTCGGGGAATACGTCGGAGTGGATGACCGTTTCGTAACGGCAAAgcgtatatacaaaataaaatccgTCTTATATACAGGGTCGTTCACCAAGTATATTCACGCCACTCGGTTTATTCGAAAAttcgcatataatatatttgaattcggatttttaaattttattttacttaaaaactaaaatatggtCCTCGAGTATGTTCgaaaaaattccaaataccaaaatataaaagagtaattattaacaaaggATGTTCGGGGATGTGAACcatcactctgtatatacgATACACCTACATTGCATTTGCACACGATATCCGGCCAGACGTGTAAATTTGGATTTAAGCTCCGACCTTTTACAAGAGTACTTTTACAGGAGTTAAAAGCTGCTGTGAATGTGTTGGTTATTTTCGATCTTATACCTGTGCGTTATAGAATAGTATATACCTTGTAGacatttggattttttttcggATCGGTGAGCACGTCGAAAGCCGTGTAGAGCTGGTTAAGCATCCGGACGATTTTCATGGCGCCTTTCGAGTCTGCGTGACCGGCACAATAGTCACTGAAGCCGACTATGCCGGAAAAAAGCAGTGTCACGCATTCGAACCTTTTCGGCGGAACCGGTCGCTTATGTCGCAGCTCTGTGGCCACGCTGATCGGCAGCACCGAATACAGcagtctaaaaataatattatttaagtatcgAAAACTCCATCACACCGAATGTTTCAAGCTGAACCAGTATATaaggttaatttaataaaatacatattcaacatttttagaaataagcTTAGGATTATATcattgtcaaaattaaaacatcgaAAAATAATTGCGCGATAACACAGGAaagagtttataataattatacaatttaaagttttttttagagttaaatattttgattcattCTTTATGgtacattttttgttgtttttaagtacctactgtaCCTAATCCCCTTTTTATGTTGGCACTATCAATGATAAACAGTCAAAAAATGatcttaaattttcataacattaaaaaaaaaaaaaaaaaaatagaaataacaagttaaaatcatacattgattcaaaataatttattttttattcataaattattttattttatttacactcaACTACCGTTAACTACAATGTAGTCATCAGTCACCGTAATCTCACGTCAAgactgttttataataacattcatttttttacatattcgaACGTTAaagattgatttattataatatacctatcacaTAAGtaacattatatgtattttacccATACTAACactaaatatctattattaatcgTGTAtcggtatattaaaaaaaaatgtttacatttcaTTATAGAATACCTTGTCAAGTTTCAATAGCTTATGCAGGCATACCCCTTGCGCATGTTTGTACTGTACTTTCGTCATTTCGTATtgtactaagtatattttatacttaaatcgcatatttgtataaaatacacgaTTTTAGTTTTCGgtttaacgatattatataatattatattatactacaataatattatattatacattagttaataattatattataatcctaTATCAGTCGTACGATTTAGAATCGAAAATATTTACTCAGAAGTCttgataatagtttaaaaactaaGTTATTGACTACtaacagtatttttaatttattatagcttttgaaatttaatattaatataaataatttttatagataaaagtcaatttttattttttgtaagtttttttttcctggATTCAGTAGtgtctatttaattatataaatgtggttcgtaataaaaatatgcgaTCAAACGTAACTGcttatttcattttgtttgcAACCATCACGTCACAGTTGTGTTGTAAAATCATTCTTGTTTCATTtactatgtgtgtgtgtttgtattattatatagtaaagtaGCCTACGGGGGCGATTTGTGACGAAAAAAGCTTTGCGAGCGAAGCTGAAGATTGCAATCCGAGAaaggaaaagaaaaaagttagcCACAATGGTTTTACTgctactatttaaattaaattggttttttttaaaactctgtttttataaacatttatttacaagtaAAAGGTGGAACGTATAtaactaactttttttttataaaataataaattcttataattaaattattagtacgcgttaaataataattattattcaaatattgcaTGTTCTTTCACCTaacgaaaaaatgttttaatatttaaccatttttatcatttatgacACGATTTACGAGCCATACACATTTGATACCGCACTTATagctgttaaatattaatataataacatgtcatcaataaaatatattataataatatattggccATTGgagttatacaaattttaaaatttattgtaattaacaaATTGCATTATAGTATGTACCTATGAACAATGAGATGacaagtaaaagaaaaaaaataaactcgcTGATCACTATTCATGAATCTAGATATCTTTTGACGAACAaagagtattaatataaaaattaaagaattcaATTAGATCGAGATGACGTAGTAGTagtaagcaaaaaaaaaaaataatattttatttctaagaaAAATTAGAGTGCTTAcacattatttcattattttataactttcgtttggaatttttaatataaacatttatctcttttgtataaaatgaatccaattaattttaaaattttataaattgtttacctGGTACGGTTAAAAGTTAAGACTAcccgaaaaattaatttgaattttacattTCACCCCTCTATAGTCTATGatcttaagattttttaaatattaaataaacaaaactaattaaatacaataatgtaaaaactttATAGCTTATgagtttatttcaaaatgtcaaGATAATTATgggaatttaaatgaaataaaaagtaaaaaacattcaattttatataaatgtcagtatcatcattattataattctgcattttttttttttaaatccataaCAGTTGAAAACTGAAATCATTGTGTATTTGTATCagacttatataaatacaatataagtatctacaatccacatatttatatttttaccaattaatttaaaacttttggatcaatatttttataaatgatgacgttttaaaatctatagcTTTCTTGTTTCACTCATAGACGGCAGACGCATAATGTATATAGCGTTGtaagtaaattgttattaatctcataaattaatattttattgatcgattaaaaatattttaggcaTGACGTAGTTCTAATATACCTGCACAAGCGCCTTTCATAGAATCCgcaacttattttaattacgacatttataataaaatatttttttttttgaaatatactacatattatattgttatatggtTTGTACTTAGTTTGCGTacctgaaatatttaaatacatattttttacatgttaTTGAACAagattcatttaatattagatgAACTTTTCtttaatgtttttcttaagtttgcttttaatttttttaatactatttattaagtaaacatGTATCGCCAAAGGTACACAACTGGGATTTTTTTACTCGAACATTAGCTATATTAAACTACCTGtcggttttttgtttttcactcTCCAGCTCTCTGTAAGTCTGCTGGAGCTTGTCAGTTAAGAATTCCAAATCTCTGGTCAGTTTGTAATCAGCTTCGAATTGTTCAGACATCAACACCAAATCCCTAGTGGCATCGTGCAAAGGTATATCACTGATGTACAAGCCCCGTCTgggacaaacaaaaaaaagtacataatgtcaatatagatataattgaaCAACCTAACCCAACTTAAGAGAAGGtcttataatcaaaatatgaatgtattaatataaatagatttgtATTAACTTGGTCAGATCATCGAGATTCACGACACTCGGATAACACAAAAACAACATTAGATCCGTTTCCGGAACATACAGCATTTGCCCCTGTAAAACAAACCGACGTTTTAACCatggtattattttcaaaccaaCGGTTTTTAAACGTATGCGGTCCATAAAGTGTCCAAACTTTGGACCTGTCAGTTATTTACTTTAAGACGCAGAGATATTGAACTACCATCGCGGTCGTTGGAGTCGCCGTTCATGATTCCCGGTTTAGTGTTAAGAACGTACACGGTGTTAATGTGCGCTAGAATGTTGTCGAATGTCAATTCCAAATGAGGTCTTACCTGTCCAACCGAgtcaacattattaataattatttattattcttggttttatgtgtgtgtgttaacaCCTACGGGGTATAAGATTTGTGTTAATTTGCATGGTTCTGGCCCTTGTACCATGGGTATTACTCTGGTGATCGTGCAACCGGTTTGAAGGACGTTCAAGTCTCTGTCGAACATCAGATGGAATGGGAACACATGGCAAAACGTGGCCGGACTAATTTTCGGTTCTACAAAAACACAGCAAAGTCGTTACATTATATACGCTTATGATGTCGTTTCGCAACGCactgatatatatgtataaatatatcaaaaataataacccatGTTCCGGTCGATGAAGCTATATTaaacagatattttatatattttttttctataaaaatgtatattttcattgtgtattttttaattacctaatcgAACAACgggtatgattttttttatttttacattaattttgtttaatggaTTTACATgagatacaattaaattttttactcaaTTTCAGTTTAATGTGCTTtggatttttgaatatttggagcttcttttattttgtttattcaatacagtacaaaaaaaaacgtaaaaatattttatagttgtgaaaaaaaaatatcacctaagtttaattagaaaaaatatacatataaatttaggTTTTGAATGGATTTTGTTAATTCAACacacttaaaaatagtaactGTCAATGATTTAAATCTGGTatcaaatattaggtataaatattttttcgaatttGGTTAGAACTTTAAgctgcatatattattagaatatgacAAGTATACAACGATTCGAATATCTCATATTTAATGACTTAATCGATTTAAATGGTAAAgttgtttactattttattttttatataatatactcgtatattattcttgacgtttatattaaaaatagcattTTTGATGATGACCTTGTGATAGTGTCTCGACTTCGGCTGTTTGATCGCTTTGACGTTGACCTGTTGTGTTTTTATCGGTTATTAAGAACTGCACATGATCGCATTCTTCTTTAGTTTGTAATATCTCCACCTCCACCTCGGTGTTATGAAGTTTACTGGCGACGGTCTAAAAGATacacacacagacacacaaaatataagtataactttGGTACACTCACTACGTCGAAtcgttattttaacttttaagtaatagtatattgtttttataacctTAACAATTCCGATGACAATGTACTCCAATCCGGGACGGTCTGAATAATAGTGTAAAACAAGTGCGCCGTCCTCGGTCCTTTCTGTGCACCGGAAAGACGGTGCTCTCATACCCGGATACAGTGTACCCAAGTGATCGTGCAAAGCGTCCAGATTCTGCAAAAACAACGGTGATAACAGTTATCGTATTGCGCAAAGGATGTAAGTCGAACAATGCATACTTGAAGAAAGTCCCGGGGTGTGGCTCCAAGCACCTGTAGGATTTTGTCGTAACCGGAATCCTGACAGAACTCGAAAAACATCTTCCCAAACAATTCTAATATGCTACTGGCGGGCAGTTCTAATGCATAAATACACGACATTATATAACACTCTAGATTGTGGTTCATTAACatatttcaaacataaatttcatacggtctttttttttattttatttaatgaataatatattaaaataaacgaggctcaaataatattattatacacacttttttcaaaattgaattctataataaatataaatgcatttctattatatttacttcttGCCGTAAGTACCttacattgtttatttatttaaattgcttCACACTGTACAACCTAATATAATGTTCGTCGAATATATTGCGTTTATGTTTCGCATAatcgaaaacttttttttattaaaactaaaattacatatttttcaatcacatattttacattgtataaaattaataattttaatataaataataaatggaatAAAGAAAAGTGGccataatagttaaaaaatcaaatagaacgtaaataatatattatttagcagATCAGAGTACCTAATTaaacacttatttattttttaatcttattcaTTCAGGTGataaaattgaagaaaatcaaaaaataacgtGAAACAATCATACTTACCGAGGATTTGTGCGGCCGACGATaccaaattatatgtaatttcgTCATCGTAAATTTGTCTGACTAAAAACTGACCATCCATTGTAACCTCTGCATCTTTTCTGTAAACATACAGTCAtacacgtttaaaaaaaagattatgacaaattatataatagtctaCTGAGATTTTGTCTAACAATGTAGTACTCACTTGATTTTTTCCCACGTCTCTTCGCCAAATGTTTTCAACACGAGCAGCTCTAAAGCGTAATTCACGAATCCgtactaaaatatacagaaattatcatatacatataaataaatttaaaccgcatgatacacacacatacacacgcaCATACATAATTCATAGCTAACAAGTCGTATAGttctatcatattaattaattaaaacgtatCCGTAAATCTcgttatatctaaataaaaaactaacgctccttcatcataaaaaaaacatatcgtCTCGATAGTCTCttacgatatttttaaacaactcaaattatttgttagtGAAAATTGCTGTACTtaccattttgattttttatgtgttttaaaatctCGCCCAAAGATCGACAATTTCCCGACGGAACGGAGCGAAACACATACGTGCAGTTTTGTTGGCCGAGCGTATACTGACGAGGGGTACGAACATCGATTCATTGGCACGCAGTTGCCGTCACTAGATGGCGTTAACCagggtacattataataaaaataataacaatgttacGATGTTATTATGCCCAATGTATTAACGTGGTTATAGACAATCgaattattgtacaaatagcgtaacgatttaatattgaaaaaagttatagtttttttaattataaattcataaaatcatatcgatttacttttttttgtttttaaatatataatattcgaagtttacaatatattatctaattttgaGACGTTTAGGAAGACGATCTTCTGTGTAGGTATTATGATTTAGTATaactgtaaatttttaattacaagacgtaaaatatttcttctaaaaaaaaaaaacaacaacacgtgcattttataactaattaataatattatgggtacataacttatatattaaaatattatagacaaaaataaaacaatttttttaccagGAGCTTAAAAATGTCAACGAAATAATTCCCTCGAAAgaattgtgtatataattgtaattaatgtgttaagtttattgcaatattgcatattagtttcatttattttttcatttttgacaaCAAAAGTCCTTTAAGCCAATTATTCTGAAATTAGTTCacgattacaatataaaaattcacattATTTACAGCCTTGTGCACATCCAATACAGTAATATGATTTacgagtaggtaggtatagtaggtatagtaaggtataaaaatataatatgttatatgcgtatatgaattttttttgttgtgttttagttttatttttttttcataaaagcccatacaaattacaatacgtTTTTCATATACGGGTTTCCTGATACTTCATCccgttctaaaaatataatttcatattacttttttttcaaaaccatAACGTTATTTACTTGACACATGACATAACAGATACGACTCTTTGTTTTCTTTACAgcccaaatatatatttatagttacgtttttttaaatatcaaaacaattattatttattattgtttttaattagaattattttcgctgaatttttgaatttaaatcatagaagttttacttatttacaatttttcaacttctttttaaaaagtacaataatgttatgatGATTAACatctttgaaaattaataagactaaggatttaatattt
Protein-coding regions in this window:
- the LOC114119262 gene encoding guanylate cyclase soluble subunit beta-1, producing MYGFVNYALELLVLKTFGEETWEKIKKDAEVTMDGQFLVRQIYDDEITYNLVSSAAQILELPASSILELFGKMFFEFCQDSGYDKILQVLGATPRDFLQNLDALHDHLGTLYPGMRAPSFRCTERTEDGALVLHYYSDRPGLEYIVIGIVKTVASKLHNTEVEVEILQTKEECDHVQFLITDKNTTGQRQSDQTAEVETLSQEPKISPATFCHVFPFHLMFDRDLNVLQTGCTITRVIPMVQGPEPCKLTQILYPVRPHLELTFDNILAHINTVYVLNTKPGIMNGDSNDRDGSSISLRLKGQMLYVPETDLMLFLCYPSVVNLDDLTKRGLYISDIPLHDATRDLVLMSEQFEADYKLTRDLEFLTDKLQQTYRELESEKQKTDRLLYSVLPISVATELRHKRPVPPKRFECVTLLFSGIVGFSDYCAGHADSKGAMKIVRMLNQLYTAFDVLTDPKKNPNVYKVETVGDKYMAVSGLPEPCEEHVRCIARLALDMMDLSHTVVVDGVPVRLTIGIHSGEVVTGVIGHRMPRYCLFGNTVNLTSRTETTGIPGKINVSENAYNVLNQSNNWDPQFEFTYRGLVPMKGKPEPMKVWILTRKRADVENTEALKQ